One Vespula pensylvanica isolate Volc-1 chromosome 3, ASM1446617v1, whole genome shotgun sequence DNA window includes the following coding sequences:
- the LOC122627481 gene encoding serine/threonine-protein kinase RIO3-like, with amino-acid sequence MTSPWRKIQSVEDPVSLLEITSDQLAKSLQEKELKKYKDSLKEEPITEIYDTYESNDTDSDEVIAQMLQAQYNREYDMMLKRTETKVNRDSKVNISYSKYRMSSFEEPDERKTDTDDTNKDFDRFVSIEKEYASIPRCGYKKVGEGSQIVTKHDMLMSSRINACRVLQFPPGIDTGDTGGFDVKLNNKVFNSLRAHSHAQWSKEKAKTRPHSK; translated from the exons ATGACTTCACCATGGAGAAAAATTCAGTCAGTAGAAGATCCTGTCAGTTTGTTGGAAATAACTTCTGACCAACTTGCAAAAAGCTTACAGGAAAA agaattgaagaaatataaagattctTTAAAAGAAGAGCCGATTACAGAgatatatgatacatatgaATCAAACGATACAGACAGCGATGAAGTAATTGCACAAATGCTACAAGCTCAATATAATCGAGAATATGACATGATGTTAAAGCGTACTGAAACAAAGGTTAATCGTGATTCTAAAG taaatatttcatattctaAATATCGAATGTCTTCATTTGAGGAAccagacgaaagaaaaacagatacCGATGATACAAATAAAGACTTTGACCGTTTTGta agTATAGAAAAGGAGTATGCTTCGATACCTCGTTGTGGCTATAAAAAAGTAGGTGAAGGATCACAAATTGTAACAAAGCATGATATGTTAATGTCTTCAAGGATAAATGCATGCAGGGTTTTACAATTTCCACCTGGTATTGACACAGGAGATACAGGTGGATTTGAtgtcaaattaaataataaagtatttaataGTTTGCGTGCTCACAGTCATGCACAATg